In Vigna unguiculata cultivar IT97K-499-35 chromosome 3, ASM411807v1, whole genome shotgun sequence, a single genomic region encodes these proteins:
- the LOC114179613 gene encoding uncharacterized protein LOC114179613 → MAVTHADLEPRRRKTDLSSKTGAFLMALTILLGLFCFVLCLIAEATRSKVMWTSINVNGKGSKSECVYSGSGKMPLLCASCAFIGLALAILVEHTFMLIAVSNSSPALLTLDPDSASAKSLTWQAGFFFVTTWICFAIGEILLLAGVSVESGHLKNWWKPKPSCISVREGARKCSKRGSS, encoded by the exons ATGGCAGTCACACATGCTGACCTTGAACCAAGGAGAAGAAAAACAGATTTGAGTAGCAAAACAGGTGCTTTTCTTATGGCTCTCACAATCCTATTGGGTCTATTCTGCTTCGTTCTGTGTCTCATAGCAGAAGCCACACGTTCCAAG GTGATGTGGACGAGCATTAATGtaaatggaaaaggaagtaaatCAGAATGTGTTTACAGTGGGAGTGGGAAAATGCCATTGTTATGCGCTTCCTGTGCTTTCATTGGACTAGCATTGGCCATATTGGTGGAGCACACTTTCATGTTGATAGCAGTTAGTAATTCATCACCTGCATTACTCACCTTGGATCCTGATTCTGCTTCTGCCAAATCATTAACATGGCAAGCTGGGTTCTTCTTCGTTACAACTTG GATTTGCTTTGCAATTGGGGAGATTCTGTTGTTGGCAGGAGTGAGTGTAGAGTCAGGGCATTTGAAGAATTGGTGGAAGCCTAAACCCAGTTGCATTAGTGTTAGAGAAG GAGCAAGAAAGTGTTCGAAGAGAGGTAGCTCTTAG
- the LOC114178482 gene encoding importin subunit alpha-2 — protein sequence MSLRPNARTEVRRNRYKVAVDADEGRRRREDNMVEIRKSKREESLQKKRREGLQAQQQFPAPLQASTVDKKLESLPAMVAGVWSDENPLQLEATTQFRKLLSIERSPPIEEVIQAGVVPRFVEFLVREDFPQLQFEAAWALTNIASGTSENTKVVIDHGAVPIFVKLLSSPSDDVREQAVWALGNVAGDSPRCRDLVLSHGALVPLLAQLNEHAKLSMLRNATWTLSNFCRGKPQPPFEQVRPALPALERLIFSNDEEVLTDACWALSYLSDGTNDKIQAVIEAGVCPRLVQLLLNQSPSVLIPALRTVGNIVTGDDLQTQSIINNGALPCLLSLLNHNHKKSIKKEACWTISNITAGNKEQIQAVIEAGLVAPLVNLLQNAEFDIKKEAAWAISNATSGGTHDQIKYLVGQGCIKPLCDLLVCPDPRIVTVCLEGLENILKVGEAEKSLGNTGDVNLYAQIIDDAEGLEKIENLQSHDNNEIYEKAVKMLETYWLEDEDETLPPGDGAQPGFAFGNELPVPSGGFNFS from the exons ATGTCTCTCAGGCCAAATGCCAGAACCGAGGTTCGCCGCAACCGTTACAAGGTTGCAGTTGATGCCGACGAGGGTCGTCGGCGAAGAGAGGATAATATGGTCGAGATCCGAAAGAGCAAGCGCGAAGAGAGCTTGCAGAAGAAGCGTCGCGAAGGTCTCCAAGCTCAGCAGCAGTTTCCGGCTCCTCTTCAGGCTTCCACTGTCGACAAGAAG TTAGAGAGTCTTCCTGCGATGGTTGCTGGAGTTTGGTCGGATGAGAATCCTCTTCAACTTGAAGCCACCACGCAATTTCGCAAGCTGCTTTCAATTG AAAGGAGCCCTCCGATTGAGGAAGTTATTCAAGCTGGTGTTGTTCCGCGTTTTGTTGAGTTTCTTGTCAGGGAGGATTTCCCTCAACTTCAG TTTGAGGCTGCGTGGGCTCTTACAAACATTGCATCTGGGACTTCTGAGAACACTAAGGTGGTCATTGATCATGGGGCGGTTCCTATATTTGTCAAGCTGCTTAGTTCGCCTAGCGATGATGTTCGGGAGCAG GCAGTGTGGGCTTTGGGAAATGTTGCTGGTGACTCCCCTAGGTGTCGAGATCTAGTGCTCAGCCATGGCGCCCTCGTCCCACTATTGGCTCAGTTGAATGAACATGCAAAACTTTCAATGTTAAGAAATGCCACATGGACATTATCTAACTTTTGTAGGGGTAAGCCACAGCCTCCATTTGAGCAG GTGAGACCAGCGCTTCCAGCACTTGAGCGCTTGATCTTCTCCAATGATGAAGAAGTATTGACAGATGCTTGCTGGGCATTATCATATCTTTCTGATGGCACAAATGACAAGATTCAAGCAGTTATTGAAGCAGGTGTATGTCCCAGATTGGTGCAGCTGCTCTT GAACCAATCTCCCTCGGTGCTGATTCCTGCTCTTCGTACTGTCGGAAATATTGTGACTGGCGATGACTTGCAAACTCAG tcTATTATCAATAATGGTGCGCTCCCTTGCCTTTTGAGCCTGTTGaatcataatcataaaaaaagcATCAAGAAAGAAGCTTGCTGGACTATATCAAACATTACTGCTGGAAATAAGGAACAGATACAG GCTGTTATTGAAGCTGGTCTGGTTGCCCCCCTTGTCAATCTTCTTCAAAATGCTGAGTTTGACATTAAAAAGGAAGCTGCCTGGGCGATCTCAAATGCTACATCTGGTGGAACTCATGACCAGATTAA GTACTTGGTTGGTCAGGGTTGCATAAAGCCTCTTTGTGATCTTCTTGTTTGTCCGGACCCAAGAATTGTCACTGTCTGTTTAGAAGGCCTAGAGAATATTCTGAAGGTTGGAGAAGCCGAGAAGAGCCTTGGTAACACTGGAGATGTCAACTTGTATGCACAGATTATAGATGATGCTGAGGGATTGGAGAAGATTGAAAACCTGCAGAGTCATGACAACAACGAAATCTATGAAAAGGCTGTTAAAATGCTTGAAACATACTGGttggaagatgaagatgagACCCTACCTCCAGGAGATGGTGCTCAACCTGGTTTTGCCTTTGGAAATGAGCTCCCAGTCCCGTCTGGTGGATTCAACTTCAGCTGA
- the LOC114176848 gene encoding GATA transcription factor 16-like: MVDPSGKGSEGEDSNPNAPSSGNSPSSNNEQKKTCADCGTTKTPLWRGGPAGPKSLCNACGIRSRKKKRAILGISKGSNEDGRKGKKSGGAGAAALGGGALGREVLLHRSHWKKLGEEEKAAVLLMSLSYGSVYA, from the exons ATGGTGGATCCAAGTGGAAAA GGATCGGAGGGTGAGGACTCAAACCCTAACGCGCCTTCCTCGGGGAACAGTCCCAGCAGCAACAATGAGCAGAAGAAAACCTGCGCCGATTGCGGCACCACCAAGACTCCACTCTGGAGGGGAGGTCCGGCAGGGCCTAAG TCTCTGTGCAACGCCTGCGGGATCAGaagcaggaagaagaagagagcgATTCTCGGGATAAGCAAGGGGAGCAACGAGGATGGGAGGAAGGGGAAGAAGAGTGGCGGCGCCGGTGCCGCCGCTCTCGGTGGTGGCGCGTTGGGGAGGGAGGTCTTGTTGCATCGATCGCATTGGAAGAAGCTCGGGGAGGAAGAAAAAGCTGCGGTGCTTTTGATGTCGCTCTCGTATGGATCCGTTTATGCCTGA